The following coding sequences are from one Epinephelus fuscoguttatus linkage group LG7, E.fuscoguttatus.final_Chr_v1 window:
- the LOC125891229 gene encoding putative C-type lectin domain family 20 member A, which yields MNYKAVCSDVRGSNVTVVLTDASMTWTEAQSHCRVNYTDLTSVRNMTENQKVQELIPAGERVWIGLFRDSWKWSDGSSSSFRHWRPSAPTGSLKSCVAAVFGQSGGWDDWNCDLKRAFICYSVMPVSEKVMKVMKLRFKTQDSSVDLNDHAVTEDILKQLKQRLKDQGLNDHSKLSRRKQPDGKVFHEEEEEEEEEEDQPKTR from the exons ATGAACTATAAGGCCGTCTGCTCAGATGTCAGAG GGTCTAATGTGACAGTTGTCCTCACTGACGCCTCCATGACATGGACTGAGGCCCAGAGCCACTGCAGAGTAAACTACACAGACCTGACCAGTGTGAGGAACATGACAGAGAACCAGAAGGTACAGGAGCTGATACCTGCAGGAGAACGTGTCTGGATCGGCCTCTTCAGAGACTCCTGGAAGTGGTCGGATGGAAGTAGCTCCTCATTTAGGCACTGGAGACCTTCAGCACCTACTGGTTCCTTGAAGTCTTGTGTGGCTGCAGTCTTTGGCCAATCTGGAGGCTGGGACGACTGGAACTGTGACTTGAAGAGAGCATTTATCTGTTACAGTG tcaTGCCTGTTTCAGAGAAAGTGATGAAAGTGATGAAGCTGAGGTTTAAGACGCAGGACTCCTCTGTGGATCTGAACGACCATGCTGTGACGGAGGACATCTTAAAGCag ctCAAACAGAGGCTGAAGGACCAGGGGCTCAATGACCACAGCAAACTGAGCCGGAGGAAGCAGCCAGATGGAAAAGTCTtccatgaggaggaggaagaagaagaagaagaagaagaccagCCCAAAACAAGATGA
- the LOC125891228 gene encoding uncharacterized protein LOC125891228 isoform X3, giving the protein MDEDGLWDGLLCSNSLKVVCSYVRGSDVTFILITKSMTWTEAQSHCRVNYTDLTSVRNMTENQKVQELIPAGERVWIGLFRDSWKAFICYSTPTSQTTSSSTAGFSTPPHYLTTSSETQPESATTKQVFRLKFHTQDSSLDPNDPAVMEDTLKKLKQKLKDQGLGDNIKLSWRKQPDGKVFHKEEKKKKKKTKKDEL; this is encoded by the exons ATGGATGAGGATGGACTATGGGACGGCCTCCTGTGTAGTAACAGCCTTAAGGTCGTCTGCTCATATGTCAGAG GGTCGGATGTGACATTTATCCTCATCACCAAATCCATGACGTGGACTGAGGCCCAGAGCCACTGCAGAGTAAACTACACAGACCTGACCAGTGTGAGGAACATGACAGAGAACCAGAAGGTACAGGAGCTGATACCTGCAGGAGAACGTGTCTGGATCGGCCTCTTCAGAGACTCCTGGAA AGCGTTCATTTGCTACAGCACAC CTACAAGTCAGACAACAAGCAGCAGCACGGCTGGATTCAGCACACCACCTCACTACCTCACCACTTCCAGTGAGACACAGCCTGAATCAG CTACGACAAAACAAGTGTTCAGACTGAAGTTTCACACACAGGACTCCTCTCTGGATCCGAATGACCCTGCTGTGATGGAGGACACCTTGAAGAAG CTCAAACAGAAGCTGAAGGACCAGGGGCTGGGTGACAACATCAAACTGAGCTGGAGGAAGCAGCCAGATGGAAAAGTCTTCCacaaggaagagaagaagaagaagaagaagaccaaAAAGGATGAGCTTTAA
- the LOC125891228 gene encoding macrophage mannose receptor 1-like isoform X2 yields the protein MDEDGLWDGLLCSNSLKVVCSYVRGSDVTFILITKSMTWTEAQSHCRVNYTDLTSVRNMTENQKVQELIPAGERVWIGLFRDSWKWSDGSSSSFRHWVPGQPDGGNQLCVAADFYYSGQWRNLPCAIRRAFICYSTPTTKQVFRLKFHTQDSSLDPNDPAVMEDTLKKLKQKLKDQGLGDNIKLSWRKQPDGKVFHKEEKKKKKKTKKDEL from the exons ATGGATGAGGATGGACTATGGGACGGCCTCCTGTGTAGTAACAGCCTTAAGGTCGTCTGCTCATATGTCAGAG GGTCGGATGTGACATTTATCCTCATCACCAAATCCATGACATGGACTGAGGCCCAGAGCCACTGCAGAGTAAACTACACAGACCTGACCAGTGTGAGGAACATGACAGAGAACCAGAAGGTACAGGAGCTGATACCTGCAGGAGAACGTGTCTGGATCGGCCTCTTCAGAGACTCCTGGAAGTGGTCGGATGGAAGTAGCTCCTCATTTAGGCACTGGGTACCAGGGCAACCTGATGGAGGGAATCAGCTTTGTGTGGCTGCAGACTTTTACTACTCCGGACAATGGCGTAACTTGCCCTGTGCCATCAGGAGAGCGTTCATTTGCTACAGCACAC CTACGACAAAACAAGTGTTCAGACTGAAGTTTCACACACAGGACTCCTCTCTGGATCCGAATGACCCTGCTGTGATGGAGGACACCTTGAAGAAG CTCAAACAGAAGCTGAAGGACCAGGGGCTGGGTGACAACATCAAACTGAGCTGGAGGAAGCAGCCAGATGGAAAAGTCTTCCacaaggaagagaagaagaagaagaagaagaccaaAAAGGATGAGCTTTAA
- the LOC125891228 gene encoding macrophage mannose receptor 1-like isoform X1 encodes MDEDGLWNSLLCSNSLKVVCSYVRGSDVTFILITKSMTWTEAQSHCRVNYTDLTSVRNMTENQKVQELIPAGERVWIGLFRDSWKWSDGSSSSFRHWVPGQPDGGNQLCVAADFYYSGQWRNLPCAIRRAFICYSTPTTKQVFRLKFHTQDSSLDPNDPAVMEDTLKKLKQKLKDQGLGDNIKLSWRKQPDGKVFHKEEKKKKKKTKKDEL; translated from the exons ATGGATGAGGATGGACTATGGAACAGCCTCCTGTGTAGTAACAGCCTTAAGGTCGTCTGCTCATATGTCAGAG GGTCGGATGTGACATTTATCCTCATCACCAAATCCATGACATGGACTGAGGCCCAGAGCCACTGCAGAGTAAACTACACAGACCTGACCAGTGTGAGGAACATGACAGAGAACCAGAAGGTACAGGAGCTGATACCTGCAGGAGAACGTGTCTGGATCGGCCTCTTCAGAGACTCCTGGAAGTGGTCGGATGGAAGTAGCTCCTCATTTAGGCACTGGGTACCAGGGCAACCTGATGGAGGGAATCAGCTTTGTGTGGCTGCAGACTTTTACTACTCCGGACAATGGCGTAACTTGCCCTGTGCCATCAGGAGAGCGTTCATTTGCTACAGCACAC CTACGACAAAACAAGTGTTCAGACTGAAGTTTCACACACAGGACTCCTCTCTGGATCCGAATGACCCTGCTGTGATGGAGGACACCTTGAAGAAG CTCAAACAGAAGCTGAAGGACCAGGGGCTGGGTGACAACATCAAACTGAGCTGGAGGAAGCAGCCAGATGGAAAAGTCTTCCacaaggaagagaagaagaagaagaagaagaccaaAAAGGATGAGCTTTAA